From one Lycium barbarum isolate Lr01 chromosome 6, ASM1917538v2, whole genome shotgun sequence genomic stretch:
- the LOC132600780 gene encoding uncharacterized protein LOC132600780 isoform X1 produces MATNTNSNPNDITKPVMLHEIGPDGIARESPVIAYTEKIIEEEQFQLRKYIDENYSKIRDVEKEFANLSMEMKLTAGPKKAALELMRKKIEMSTERIRAAKLKEEQARKAWEAALQAVKDEEAIKQKLCEDLNSLVLESSNSQLARLEELKRRLEALNPSRASIASASDQNPVVPIQSSMAQDVSSVKDTQESLSGSSGNTLKEGNGRSSAAENGQKQLPSLDEARGKKKINLQGRGKGIGIVPKGRGSAAPGWTGAGFDVDGRS; encoded by the exons ATGGCAACAAACACTAATTcaaatccaaatgacattactaaaCCTGTAATGTTACATGAGATTGGACCTGATGGCATTGCTAGAGAATCACCTGTAATTGCTTACACTGAAAAG ATAATTGAAGAAGAACAGTTTCAATTGAGAAA ATATATTGATGAAAATTATTCCAAGATCCGTGATGTCGAAAAGGAATTCGCAAACCTGTCAATGGAGATGAAGCTTACTGCTGGGCCAAAAAAAGCAG CACTTGAACTCATGAGAAAGAAAATAGAAATGTCAACAGAGAGAATCCGTGCTGCTAAGCTGAAGGAAGAACAGGCACGAAAG GCTTGGGAAGCAGCATTACAGGCCGTCAAGGACGAAGAGGCAATTAAGCAAAAGCTTTGTGAGGATTTGAATAGCCTG GTTCTGGAAAGTAGTAACAGTCAGCTAGCTAGATTGGAGGAATTGAAAAGACGGCTGGAAGCTTTAAATCCAAGTAGAGCATCCATTGCCTCTGCATCT GATCAAAATCCTGTGGTACCTATACAAAGTAGTATGGCTCAAGATGTTTCCTCAGTTAAGGATACACAAGAATCGTTGAGCGgatcatctggaaatacattgaaagaaggaaatggtaGAAGTAGTGCAGCAGAAAATGGACAAAAACAATTGCCTTCTCTTGATGAAGCAAGAGGTAAGAAGAAAATCAATCTCCAAGGAAGAGGAAAGGGAATTGGCATAGTGCCTAAAGGTAGAGGTTCAGCAGCACCTGGTTGGACTGGAGCTGGGTTTGATGTTGATGGTAGAAGTTGA
- the LOC132600780 gene encoding uncharacterized protein LOC132600780 isoform X2, whose product MKSKKKNILKYWFLSHSTNYLFQLRKYIDENYSKIRDVEKEFANLSMEMKLTAGPKKAALELMRKKIEMSTERIRAAKLKEEQARKAWEAALQAVKDEEAIKQKLCEDLNSLVLESSNSQLARLEELKRRLEALNPSRASIASASDQNPVVPIQSSMAQDVSSVKDTQESLSGSSGNTLKEGNGRSSAAENGQKQLPSLDEARGKKKINLQGRGKGIGIVPKGRGSAAPGWTGAGFDVDGRS is encoded by the exons atgaaaagtaagaaaaaaaacATCTTAAAATATTGGTTTCTATCGCATTCAACTAATTATTTGTTTCAATTGAGAAA ATATATTGATGAAAATTATTCCAAGATCCGTGATGTCGAAAAGGAATTCGCAAACCTGTCAATGGAGATGAAGCTTACTGCTGGGCCAAAAAAAGCAG CACTTGAACTCATGAGAAAGAAAATAGAAATGTCAACAGAGAGAATCCGTGCTGCTAAGCTGAAGGAAGAACAGGCACGAAAG GCTTGGGAAGCAGCATTACAGGCCGTCAAGGACGAAGAGGCAATTAAGCAAAAGCTTTGTGAGGATTTGAATAGCCTG GTTCTGGAAAGTAGTAACAGTCAGCTAGCTAGATTGGAGGAATTGAAAAGACGGCTGGAAGCTTTAAATCCAAGTAGAGCATCCATTGCCTCTGCATCT GATCAAAATCCTGTGGTACCTATACAAAGTAGTATGGCTCAAGATGTTTCCTCAGTTAAGGATACACAAGAATCGTTGAGCGgatcatctggaaatacattgaaagaaggaaatggtaGAAGTAGTGCAGCAGAAAATGGACAAAAACAATTGCCTTCTCTTGATGAAGCAAGAGGTAAGAAGAAAATCAATCTCCAAGGAAGAGGAAAGGGAATTGGCATAGTGCCTAAAGGTAGAGGTTCAGCAGCACCTGGTTGGACTGGAGCTGGGTTTGATGTTGATGGTAGAAGTTGA